DNA sequence from the Butyricimonas faecalis genome:
TGATAAGTATAAATATTTTTACAAACATACATTTTTTTTGAATAAATACATTATTTTTATCACAAGAAAAAAGTGTGGTATTTAGGATGAAAGAGGCTAGGTTTGTCAGTCAGAATAAGGAAAAATGGGAGAAAATGGAGCATGTGAGCCATCTGGATACAGATTCTATTGCCTCTAATTACGTGATTCTTTCCGATGATCTCTCTTACGCGAAGACGTTTTATCCGGGCAGTGATGTGGTGAAGTATCTGAATCAGTTGATTTCTGTTTACCAGATCAATATTTACGGGCAGGAGCGATCGGAGAAAAAGGGAGTTCTTTCTTTTTGGGTACGGGAATTCCCCTTGTTGCTCTATCGGGAGAGGCGGACCTTGTTGTTTGCTTTCCTTTTCTTGTTGTTTGCAGCATTGATCGGGGTTTTCTCTACGGCGAAAGACGATACTTTCGTTCGGTTGATTCTTGGTGATGCTTACGTGGACGAGACGTTGGAAAATATTGAGAAAGGGACTCCGATGGGGATTTATTCATCTTCGGATGAGGTGAATATGTTCTTTATGATTACTGCAAATAATATTAAGGTGGCTTTCGTGGCGTTTGTTTTCGGTATCTTTTTTTCCGCGGGGACGTTATGGATCCTTTTCACGAACGGGGTTATGCTGGGAGCTTTCCAGTACTTCTTTTTCCAGCATGGTTTGTTGTTGCATTCGGTGATGTCCGTGTGGGCGCATGGGACGTTTGAGATAACATCGATTATTATAGCCGGGGGAGCGGGACTGGTGATGGGGAATAGTTTTTTGTTTCCGGGAACGTATAAGCGTTCGCATTCGTTTCGGAATGGGGCTTTGCGGGGTATAAAGATCGTTACCGGGTTGATTCCGTTTTTTATTATCGCGGGGTGGATTGAAAGTTTCATCACGCGTTATGCCGATGTTTATCCCGTGGTGGGGGCCGTGGCAATCCTCCTTTCACTGGGAGGCGTTGTCGGGTATTTTGTTGTTTATCCTTATTATTTACATAAAACAGAGACCAATGGAAAAGATT
Encoded proteins:
- a CDS encoding stage II sporulation protein M; protein product: MKEARFVSQNKEKWEKMEHVSHLDTDSIASNYVILSDDLSYAKTFYPGSDVVKYLNQLISVYQINIYGQERSEKKGVLSFWVREFPLLLYRERRTLLFAFLFLLFAALIGVFSTAKDDTFVRLILGDAYVDETLENIEKGTPMGIYSSSDEVNMFFMITANNIKVAFVAFVFGIFFSAGTLWILFTNGVMLGAFQYFFFQHGLLLHSVMSVWAHGTFEITSIIIAGGAGLVMGNSFLFPGTYKRSHSFRNGALRGIKIVTGLIPFFIIAGWIESFITRYADVYPVVGAVAILLSLGGVVGYFVVYPYYLHKTETNGKD